From the genome of Thauera chlorobenzoica:
CTGCCCGGCATTTTCTTGATCGAACACCGAGCAGGTGACGTAGAGCATTGTGCCACCCGGCGCCAGCGTGCGCCAAAGCGCATCGAGGATTTCCGCCTGCTGTGCGGCAAAACCGGCGATGTCGGTGTCACGGCGCAACCACTTGATGTCGGGATGGCGCCTGACTACCCCGGAAGCGGAGCAGGGGACGTCGGCGAGGATGCGCTCGAACGGGCGGCCGTCCCACCACGAATCCAGCCGCCGGCAGTCGGCCACCTTGACCGTGGCGGCGAGGCCGAGGCGGGCGAGGTTGCGCCCGATGCGCCCGGCGCGCAGTGGATCGAGTTCGAGGGCGAGCAGATCGACATCGGCCCGTTCGAGCACATGGGCGGTCTTCCCGCCGGGCGCGGCGCAGGCGTCGAGCACACGCATCCCGGCCTCGGCCTGCAACAACTGCGCCGCCCACTGCGCACCGGCATCCTGCACCGATACCCGGCCTTCGGCATAGCCCGGCAGACGGGCCACCGCGCGCGGCTGGGCGAGCAGCAGGGCGCCGTTTTCGAGCACACGGGCGGATGCGCCCGCGGCTTCGAGCTCGGCCTGGACATCCGCCACCGTCGAGCGGCGCGGATTTACCCGCAGCGCCATCGGCGGGCGCTGGCGGCCGGCCTCGAGGACTGCCTGCCAGTCCTGCGGATGCGTCGCCTGCACGCGTGCCAGCCACCACGGCGGACAGGCATGGCGCGCTGCCGGGTCGGCCTCGATCCATGTCTGCCACTGCCCTTGCTGGCGCAGGGCGGTGCGCAGCACGCCATTGACCATGCCCTTGAGCCCGGGCATCAGCGCCACTGCGGCTTCCACCGCCTGATCGACCACCGTGTGCGCCTGCTCCGGCTTCTGCCACAGGCGCTGCAGCGCCACCAGCAGCAGCGCCCGGATGTCGACCGGCGGCGGGGAGTGCACCAGGTGGGCGAGAACGGCGTCGCCCCGCCCGTATTCGCGCAGCGTCGTCCACGCGAGATCGCGAATCGCGCCGCGGGTCGCGTCCGGCCAACCCGGATGGCGGGCGAGCAGGCGCTCGAAGGCGTCGGTGAGGTTGCCGCCGTCGATGACCGCCGCCACCATCCCGGCGGCTTGCTGCAAGGCATAGGCCAGGCTGTCTTCGCGCAGGCGCGCAGCGGGAGGGCGTCGACGTGTTTCGGGGAGTGCAGCAGGGCGCGTCGCTGCCCGCCGGGCAGGCCTTGGAGGAGAGGTCACGATCGAAGGGAAAACCGGATTGCGGTGCTCAGGCGAGCAAATCGCGGAGATGGTTCGGAAGCGCGAACTGAGCGCAGTGCACGGCGCCATTGTAGTGCTGCAGCAGCGAAATGGCGCGCTCGCCGATCCTTCGATCGATTTCGGCGCCATCGATCGCCGCCGGATCGAGCCCGTCCGCGGCCGTGGCCATGCCCCACAGGCTGCCGTACAGCGGAATGTGGAGGAAATACGGGCACACACGGGCGAACACCCGCCGCAGGCGCTGGACCAGCGCCTGCACCCGCTCGGGCTGGAACACCGGGGTGCCGATGTGCAGGCTGAGCGCACCGCCTTCGGTCAGCAAGGCCCGGCAGGCGGCGAAAAAAGCTTCGGAATAGAGGGCTTCGGCGGGCCCGACCGGGTCGGTCAGGTCGAGCACGATGAGATCGTAACGCTCGCCGGCGGCCGGCGCTTCGTCATGGACATAGCGCATGCCGTCGCCAATGCGGATCTCGACGCGGGGGTCATCGAGCGCGCCGCGGTGCACCGCCTGGAAGTAGCGCCGCGCGATATCGACCACTTTGGCGTCGAGCTCGGCGATCACCACTTTCTCGACCGAGGGATACTTGAGCAACTCCTCCGCCGAACCGCCGTCGCCACCACCGATGATCAGCGCCCGGCGCAGGCCCGCATGCGCGATGCCCGCCACGTGAATCAGATTTTCGTGGTAATGGAACTCGTCCCGCTCGGAGGTCATGAAGCAGCCATCGAGGCGGAACAGCCGCCCGAAGCGGGTCGTCTCCCACACCTCGTAGTCCTGCCATGCGGAGCGGCCGGCCTCAAGCAGGCGATCGCCGCGGACGAAATAGCCTGCATCCTCGGCCAGGAATTCGGCCAGCAGTCCATCGGGAAATCCCGCTCGGGCATCACTCATGATTCAAACCTCGGCGGGCAGGCGGCCGCGCACCACTTCATGGTTGACGATTTCCGCCGGACGCAGGACATCGATGACGCGGCTGAACAGCTGGCGGGCACGGTCGCTGTTGTCGCGGGAGAAGTTGCAGACATAGACATCGAGCGTGACGTCGCCGCTCTCCGGCCAGGTGTGGATCGCCAGGTGGGATTCGGCGAGCACCACCGTTCCGGTGACTCCGGCCGCCTCGCCGTGCTCATCCACAAACTGGTAGAAATACGCCCCCAGCGGACTCAACCCCGCGCTGCGGCACTCCTCGACACACAGGGTTTCAAGCGCGGTGCGCTCGAGCAGCAACCCGCTCGCCGGTTCACAGCGATACAGATCGGCAATCAGATGAAGTCCGTTCATTTCCTCGGCATGGCTACATGAAGACATAAACGATTATTTTATCATGCTGCGCCAATACAACATTCCTCCAAAGATTTCACCCTCTTGTTTCACGTGGAACACCCGATCGGTCAGCGCAGGAAAGTGTCGTAAGCGAGGCGTGCAATCAGCACCAGTACGACGCCGAGGAACATCTTGCGCACGAACCCCGTGCCGTGCCGCAGCGCCATCCGGGAGCCGAGAACCGCCCCGCTCAGGTTGCATACGGCCATCACCGCGGCAAGCGCCCACATCAACTCGACATTGCCGGCAAAGTAGGCAATCGCGGCAACATTGGTTGCGACATTGAGGATTTTGGCCGAGACCGAGGCGCGCAGGAAATCCATCCCGAGCAGGCGGATGAACAGGAAGATCAGGAAGCTGCCCGTACCCGGACCGAAAAACCCATCGTAAAACCCGATCCCCAGTCCGATCGCGAGCGCCAGCAGCGCCGAGCGCGCCCCATGCTCCGGCTCGGTCGACACCGCGCCCAGATCCTTGCGGACAAAGGTGTAGAGTGCGACGAGCACCAGGAGCAGCAGGATCAGCGGCCTGAGGACCGCGGGATCGAGGTAAGCCACCGCCTTCGCTCCGTACCACGAGCCGATCAGCGCCGCGAGCGCGCCCGGTGCCGCCACCCGCCACGGAATGCGGACACGGCGACCGTACTGAATCGCGGCACTGCTGGTGCCGACAATACTCGCCAGCTTGTTGGTGCCGAACAGCGTTGCCGGCATTGCCGTCGGGAATGCGGTGAACAGTGCCGGCAGCTGGATCAGGCCGCCACCGCCGACCACGGCGTCGACGAAGCCGGCAAACAGCGCGGCAAAACCCAGCACGACGAAGAGGTATTCGGTTTCCATTTTTCCTGAATCGCGAGTGCGACGGAGCTCATCCTCCGTCCATGATCAAGCCCTGCCTCCGCCCATCACGGCAGCCGGCACGGCCACGAGCGCGCTATTGTTTCACGTGAAACAGGAAAATGGCTCGGCATCAAAAAGCACCGGGCAAGGGAGAAAGGCCCGGCCCGCCGGAGCAGTTCAATCGGCCCTCGGCTCCCCTGCCAAAGAGAAACCCCGCGCTACGGCAGCGGAGCGGAGGGATGCCCGAGGAGCGCCCGGGCGGGCTTCATCGGGCCGGGTTCGGACCGCCACCCGGTGAAGACCGGCGGCGCTTGCCGAGGCTGGCCGGCCCCGGGCCGAGAGCGGCGAGGACCAGCATCCCCCCCGCCACCCCCATGTTTTTCATGAACAGCAGTTGCTGGACCATTTGCTGCTCGTCCGGCACCGCCCAGTAACGGTGGAAGATGAAGCTGACAGACAATGTGAATACGGCCAGGCCCAGAGCTGCCCAACGCGCCATAAACCCGGTCGCGACCGCCAGCCCGGCCAGCAGCTCGCCCAGGCCGACCAGCACCACCAGCGCGGGAGAAGCCGGCAACCCGGCACTCGCCATAAAGCCGGCGGTGCCGTCGATATTGGCCAGCTTGCCCACGCCGGCAAGCACGAACATCAGGGCGAGCAGGATGCGCCCTGCAACCGTCATCGGGGTGTGGAGCCAGTCGGGCATCGGAGTGCTCCTCAAAAACGGGGGCAGTGCGGGAGCGTCGAATTCCCCGCAGGACATCGTCCCGGCCACAGGAAAAGCGCTCCGCCGAACCAGGCTACGACCTGCAGAAGAAGATTCGCATTCTCATTCCATGAATGCAAGGTAGCATGTGCCCGCCGAATAGCAAGCCGCCCGGTGCGGCAGATCGCGCCGGAAAGCAGCTCGCTCGATGCAGAAGCGAGCAAACCTTCTACATCCCTTGCGGCGCAATGGTTTCGTGACCCGCAGATATCGCCGTGGGCACACATATGGGCACACATCACGCGGATTTCGGCAGAATCCTCCAGACAACGGGCGGATTCTACCAGCCGGGCTGCACCGCCTCTAAACGACAAACCCGGCACACAGGCCGGGTCTGGTTGATGGTGCTGGCCCTGCCCTGGTCAGCCGATGCCGTGCTCCTGCACTTCGTCCCGCCAGCTTCTCGCCAGCTCGCGCATATCCGCCGCGACGTGCAGCCCCGCGCCAGCCAGAGCGTGCAGATGGTGGTGCTCGGCTGTCGCGTCCTCGATGGTCTTGAGGATCGCCGCGAGCTGGTCGAAGCTCTCAGCGCAGAGGCGAAGGTATCCCACCGCGTCAGCAGCCAGTGTCGGCGTACTCATGCGGCCACCTCCTGCCGCAGCGGGATCAGCATCGACGCCGCATAGCTGCCAGTTTCGGCCATTGCCGCCACAGTTTCGAGCGAATGCGACAGCGCGGCCAGCAGCGTAAAAACGTCGTCCGCGTTCTGGAAGTGTCCGCCGCGCTCCGGGTTCTTCGCATCGGCCAGCACGAGACTGGCGAGGCTCGCCGTCACCTCGGACAACCGTAGCGCCTCGCTCGAAGCGGCTGCCGACAACTCGGTCAGTTGACGCCATTCGGCAGGCGTCAGGTTGTCGTGCGCCTTGTCCATCAGCAGGGCCATGGATTCGTAGATCGGCTGCCTCATGCCTCGCCCCCTTCGGTGTCAGCCTCCAGTGCAGATAGCGCGGTCGCGCTCTCAAGCATGACGCTTTCCAGAAGCGCCCGAATCTGGCCGCGCTCGGTCGGCTTGAACTGCGCCAGTGCCAGCGCCCCGGCGATGCAGGCATCAGCGGTGCGCAGCGCGTCCGTCAGCATGTTCGTGTCGGCCATGGTCACGCCCTCCCTCCGAAGCTCAAACGGTAGGCGAGCGCAGGCCCGGCGACAAGGCGCAGGGTGCGATAGAGGTGCAGGCGGGCGATGGCGTTCATTGCTGCGCCTCCGCGCCCTTCACGGCCAGGAAGAACGCCTCCACCGCCGCGACGTGCGCGGATAGCTCGGCGTCGGTCATGTTGTCGTCGACGTGAATGCTCATCACGCCACGGTCGAGCAGGTCGACGATGGCTGCAGCGGCTTGAGGGAGGGGGAGGGCGGGCGTGCCTTGGTGGTTGGTGTGCATGGTGCGTGCTCCTTTGGCGGTCTGAAACTCCCGCTCCCATCCGCGACGATGGGGAGGCGGGAACCGTGCGGGTTCGCGGACCGGCCCAAAGGAAACCGGCAGGGCTTGCGCCCTCCCACACGGCCCCGCCATTGAACAGGCGACACCATGCAACCGACGTGAAAAAACCGCGACAGTGCGCGGCCTCATCGGCCTTTGGGTTCGAGCCGCGACGCCCGGCACCGTTGTTTGCGGTGCGAGAGCATCATCCCCCAGGCTAGCGCCGCCGGTCAAGCGGCTTCAGTCGAATTGCACTGCCCTTTGTCTTTTTGCGATGTTCCACATGTTCCTCGTGTTCCGGCCAGTGTTTGCAAGGGATTCGCCGGAACATCTGCCGGAACGTCTGGTGTTCCATGTGTTCCACACACGCGCCAGGAACGAAAAACCCGCCTCGGGGGGCGGGTCGCGTTGCGTGCTGGTGGTCATCGCCGGGCGTCAGTTCAGGATCAGCGTCCGATCCTGTCGAGTCGCCCTTCCACAATCCCGAGCTGCTGCGCCCACGCTTGCATTCCGGCCCCCTTCATCTGGTCATGCTCGGCCTTCAGCCGCCAGAAGGTGCGCCAGTGCATCCCTTTCGGCTTCCACCCATCCGGGTTCAAGATGCCCGCCTGCCAGCCCAGGCGGTCCCGGATCGCATCGGCCCGCCTGATCGCGCGGTCGCCTGCCGTCTCGCGCTGCACCTCATACGCCAGCCCCCGGCAGTGCCGACAGGCGAACACTGCGCCGCCGTACAGGATCGCCACGCGCCGCCCGCAGCATGGGCACAGGAACCATGGACGCGAACCCCCGTAGTTGCAGCCCGTCCAGCTCAGGCCGACGTGGTAGTCGTGGCCCTCGCGCCCGCCCTGGTGGTCCGCCACGTCGTATTGCAGCCGAACGAATGACGCGCCCACCTCAAGGGTGATGCTCGCCCGCTTCTCGCCGTTGCGATACCAGCACCAGCCGCCCCGCCACCCAGGCACCAGCACGCCCGCACGGTGCAGGTCGCGGGCGTCCGCCGTCAGCATCGAATCGGGCAGTCCCACGGCAGCGGCATCGGCCCGCAGTTCTGCCATGTGTTGCTCCACCTCGGCAGCGGGAACGCCCAGCTTTTCCGCCAGGGTATCGAGGCGGTAGAACTTGGTCCCGTCGTCGTCGCAGTAGGCTGGATCAGGGATCAGGCCCATGCCTTTTGCCATCGCGGACATTTCGTCCACGAACCAGTCAGGCGCGGTGTGCATCACCAGCAACCACAGCCGCCGCGTGATCGGGTGATCGTTGCCCAGGCCCGCAGCGGTGTCACAGTACTGCGCCATCAGCGCGGAGAACTCAGGAGTGAATCGCTTTTGCATGGTGGTCAGTCCTCGTGCGGTCGGTAGCTGGCGCAGCCCTTACCCTGGTCATCGGGCAGCTTGCGCAAGGGGTGGTGCAGGCCGTAGGCGGGCGGCAGGTCGTCGCGCTCGCCGCCGCAGTAGCCCGGCGACGACAGGCCCGGCCTCTTTCGGTGGCGGCAGGACTTGCAGCCGGTCGCCGCTGTTTCCGTGCGTACTGGTGTGCGTACTGGCGGCGTGCGTACCTCGGGCAGCGGCTCAGCCGCCACCGCATCCGGTTCAGCGGCCAGCGCCTCGGCATGGGTGCAGGGCGGTGCGAACCAGCTTTCCAGCGGCTCGCGGTCGGCGAAGCGGAACAGCCAGCGCACCGCCCTGGTTGCGGTGTCGGTCGGTAGCGTTTCGCTGGAATCGCCCCCGCCTTTGTCTTTTTGCGATGTTCCGCATGTTCCTCGTGTTCCGGCCAGTGTTTGCAAGGGATTCGCCGGAACATCTGCCGGAACGTCTGGTGTTCCACGTGTTCCACCGTCGTGTTCCAGCTTGGCGAGAAGATCATCAAGCGCCATCGCCCACCCCATGCAGCGCATCGGCGCGAACCGGGTAGACGCGCACCTTGCGCCCGCCGATGCTCTCGGTTTTCGAGCGTGCGCCGGGTGGAGTCGCCTTTGGGACCGCACCGCAAACCTCCAGCACGTCGAGCGCCTGCCGGAAGTCGAACCCCTTCAGCGCCTCGCGCAAGCCCTCGGCGGTGAACAGGTACAGCCGCCCGCCCGCATCGTCCTGCTTCCACCAGCCTGCCCGGTCGTTGATCCGTGCGCCGTCTGCCGTCCAATCGGAGAACCGGCTATCCCCATGGCGTTCGAGGAACCCGGCCAGCTTGTCGAGTATCTGCCGCCGCTCGTCGTTGCCGCCGCCGCGCATGGCTCGCCACGCCTGAAACCCGATCACCGCAGCGTCGAGCGCCGCCCCTTCCGGCCAGCCGGTGATTCCGTACTCGGTCGCCAGCTCGCCCGCCAGCGCCAGCAGTGCAAAGCGGGATGCGGCGCGCTTGTCCTGCCCTTCGGCCTCTGGCGGGTTGAAGGCAGGCAGCGCCTTGATGCGTTCGAGCATCCCGGCCATGTCGCGCCCGTCGCACGTCAGCCGCTCAAGCAGCGCCCGCCCGGCCCGACCATGCTGTTGAGCCGCAGCTCGCTTGATCGCATCGGACAGCGCGGTGCCGCTCGCCATGCCGTGCAGCTCATCGAAGCAGCCGAAGCGCCGCGCAGCGGGAATGTCGAGCAGCCGCACCGCCTGCCCGGCCTTGGTGCGGTGCCCGCCTTCCAGCATCGTCGTGCCGATGGTGCGCTCGCCCGTCGACACGATGAACGCCTGCCACCGGGTCACGGATCGCGCTGCACCCGTTCGGCTCGCCCGTTGCTTGCCGCACCCATTGCCCAGGCTGTAGACGATGGCCCCCACCTCGCGCGGGTCGCATTCGCTGATCTCGTCCAGCGCCAGCAGGCAGTCATTGAACAGCGCCGCCGCACCTTCCATGCCGTTCGCGGTTGCCCGCCAGCTCCGGCGATACCCAGGCCCGCCCCACACGGAACATGCGGCTTCCAGAATCGTCGTCTTGCCGGTCGAGGAATCGCCCACGAAATGCAGCCCGCCGCCTTCGGTGTTGGTGCGCTTCAACAGCGGCCCGGCAAAGGCAGCCGACAGCGCCAGCAGGAACAGCGGATTCGCCACCGCCCGCGATGCGACCTCGGTCTGCCACCCGTCGAGCGTTCCGGCCTGCCCATGCTCGTCGTGCGAGCGTTCGCCGCTCTGGAAGATCACGCCCGCCGCGTTCGGCCCGATCACCGCATCCGGCAGCACGAACACGTCACCGCACCATCCGACTTGCAGCGCGCAGCGAATGCGCTTTTTCGGCGTGCGCTCTTGCAGGTAGCGGGCGAGCGTCTGGCGCGCGAAGGAGTCAAGCTCCAGACCCATCGCCAGCAGCTCGCCGCGCAGGTCTGAACCGTCGCCCTTGAGCAGTTCCATCGGCATCGCCCACGAACGCCACCGGCCCGCCGTGTTCTTGAAGCGCAGCAGCCGCCCGAAGTTGTTCTCCGTGCCGTCGAGGGTCTGCGCCTCGATGTGCAGCGGCCCGCATACCCAGGTGTCGACGGGAGCGGACATTTCGTTCTGCTTCGGCTTGCTCATGCCATGCAGCCACACGCCAGGCCTCAGCCGTCGCCCGGTGTCGAGCAGGGTCCAGCCGTCATACACCTTGAAGCAGGGGCGCTTCTCTTCCGGCACGGACGGAACCGCCGTTTCCTCGGTGCCCCCACCTTCGCCAGCGCTCGCCGCCTCGATCAGATCGGCCAGCGCTGGAACGTCTGGAACATCTGCTGTTCCGCGCGGTGTTCCGCTGAAACCCGCGCCGTTACTGGGCGGAACGTCTGGAACATGTGGAACATCACCAAACGGATGAGGCGATGCAGAATCAGCCGACGTGCCTTCGGCCACCCCCATTCCGGAAACATTTTTCAGCGAGCTATTGAATTCATGTACGTTCCGTTCCGATGTTCCGGCCAGTATTGGCGCGGGATTCGCCGCACTGGCGGTAACGTCTGCCACATCTGCGCCGAACAGATCGGCGGTCACGGTGTCGCGCTGGTCATTCATGGCGCGCCCTCTTGCGACGGATCGCCGCCAAGTCGTTGAAGTCGGAACCCGGCACGCCCTCGGGGAACTGCGGCACGATCAGCTTTGCCCCGGTCGCCTTCGCCGCAGCGGTCGCGTAGGTCACGCCAGGGTTGCCCTCGGTCTGGCGGTCGTTGTCCGCGCAGATCACCAGATCGGTCCAGCCGCGCCAGGACTCTCGCGCCGCCTTCGCCACCGCCTGCAGGTTGCCCGCGTTCATCGCGCACAGCGCCGGATGCCCGGTTTCCTGGTGGAGCGTTGCCCCGGTTGCCCAGCCCTCGCAGATCAGGATCGTTGCCGGGTCGGTGAGGTCGCCAATCGGGGAGAACAGGCCCCCGGCCCGGCCCGGCTTGAACCGCTTGCCGCCGTCCGCCGCGATGCGTTGCAGGTTCCACAGCAGCCCGAAGGCATCGAACAGCGGGACGATCAGCAGCCCGCCACGCTGGCGCAGGTTGTGCGGCTTCACGTCCTTCCTGGTCAGGTACGGG
Proteins encoded in this window:
- a CDS encoding toprim domain-containing protein, coding for MHDTIDQFRAAMRDAGQSPPDVIEADGQLHRYRVEGDKAGSKNAYYVLHLDGRAAGMFGNWKTGLRSTWAADGKRMSEAEREAFAKLIEAAKLKAQAERRAEHEARAIEARGEWAAAAPADPAHPYLTRKDVKPHNLRQRGGLLIVPLFDAFGLLWNLQRIAADGGKRFKPGRAGGLFSPIGDLTDPATILICEGWATGATLHQETGHPALCAMNAGNLQAVAKAARESWRGWTDLVICADNDRQTEGNPGVTYATAAAKATGAKLIVPQFPEGVPGSDFNDLAAIRRKRARHE
- a CDS encoding DoxX family protein, translating into MPDWLHTPMTVAGRILLALMFVLAGVGKLANIDGTAGFMASAGLPASPALVVLVGLGELLAGLAVATGFMARWAALGLAVFTLSVSFIFHRYWAVPDEQQMVQQLLFMKNMGVAGGMLVLAALGPGPASLGKRRRSSPGGGPNPAR
- the speE gene encoding polyamine aminopropyltransferase produces the protein MSDARAGFPDGLLAEFLAEDAGYFVRGDRLLEAGRSAWQDYEVWETTRFGRLFRLDGCFMTSERDEFHYHENLIHVAGIAHAGLRRALIIGGGDGGSAEELLKYPSVEKVVIAELDAKVVDIARRYFQAVHRGALDDPRVEIRIGDGMRYVHDEAPAAGERYDLIVLDLTDPVGPAEALYSEAFFAACRALLTEGGALSLHIGTPVFQPERVQALVQRLRRVFARVCPYFLHIPLYGSLWGMATAADGLDPAAIDGAEIDRRIGERAISLLQHYNGAVHCAQFALPNHLRDLLA
- the rsmB gene encoding 16S rRNA (cytosine(967)-C(5))-methyltransferase RsmB, which encodes MVAAVIDGGNLTDAFERLLARHPGWPDATRGAIRDLAWTTLREYGRGDAVLAHLVHSPPPVDIRALLLVALQRLWQKPEQAHTVVDQAVEAAVALMPGLKGMVNGVLRTALRQQGQWQTWIEADPAARHACPPWWLARVQATHPQDWQAVLEAGRQRPPMALRVNPRRSTVADVQAELEAAGASARVLENGALLLAQPRAVARLPGYAEGRVSVQDAGAQWAAQLLQAEAGMRVLDACAAPGGKTAHVLERADVDLLALELDPLRAGRIGRNLARLGLAATVKVADCRRLDSWWDGRPFERILADVPCSASGVVRRHPDIKWLRRDTDIAGFAAQQAEILDALWRTLAPGGTMLYVTCSVFDQENAGQIARFCARHTDAERLPIDGRTELQLLPNAEHDGFYFARLRKAP
- a CDS encoding sulfite exporter TauE/SafE family protein translates to METEYLFVVLGFAALFAGFVDAVVGGGGLIQLPALFTAFPTAMPATLFGTNKLASIVGTSSAAIQYGRRVRIPWRVAAPGALAALIGSWYGAKAVAYLDPAVLRPLILLLLVLVALYTFVRKDLGAVSTEPEHGARSALLALAIGLGIGFYDGFFGPGTGSFLIFLFIRLLGMDFLRASVSAKILNVATNVAAIAYFAGNVELMWALAAVMAVCNLSGAVLGSRMALRHGTGFVRKMFLGVVLVLIARLAYDTFLR
- a CDS encoding DUF927 domain-containing protein, giving the protein MNDQRDTVTADLFGADVADVTASAANPAPILAGTSERNVHEFNSSLKNVSGMGVAEGTSADSASPHPFGDVPHVPDVPPSNGAGFSGTPRGTADVPDVPALADLIEAASAGEGGGTEETAVPSVPEEKRPCFKVYDGWTLLDTGRRLRPGVWLHGMSKPKQNEMSAPVDTWVCGPLHIEAQTLDGTENNFGRLLRFKNTAGRWRSWAMPMELLKGDGSDLRGELLAMGLELDSFARQTLARYLQERTPKKRIRCALQVGWCGDVFVLPDAVIGPNAAGVIFQSGERSHDEHGQAGTLDGWQTEVASRAVANPLFLLALSAAFAGPLLKRTNTEGGGLHFVGDSSTGKTTILEAACSVWGGPGYRRSWRATANGMEGAAALFNDCLLALDEISECDPREVGAIVYSLGNGCGKQRASRTGAARSVTRWQAFIVSTGERTIGTTMLEGGHRTKAGQAVRLLDIPAARRFGCFDELHGMASGTALSDAIKRAAAQQHGRAGRALLERLTCDGRDMAGMLERIKALPAFNPPEAEGQDKRAASRFALLALAGELATEYGITGWPEGAALDAAVIGFQAWRAMRGGGNDERRQILDKLAGFLERHGDSRFSDWTADGARINDRAGWWKQDDAGGRLYLFTAEGLREALKGFDFRQALDVLEVCGAVPKATPPGARSKTESIGGRKVRVYPVRADALHGVGDGA
- a CDS encoding S-adenosylmethionine decarboxylase family protein, coding for MNGLHLIADLYRCEPASGLLLERTALETLCVEECRSAGLSPLGAYFYQFVDEHGEAAGVTGTVVLAESHLAIHTWPESGDVTLDVYVCNFSRDNSDRARQLFSRVIDVLRPAEIVNHEVVRGRLPAEV